In Bacillus sp. SB49, a single window of DNA contains:
- a CDS encoding Lrp/AsnC family transcriptional regulator, producing MKIDDIDKQILNELQKDSRLSMRKLGGRIGMSAPAVSERIKQMESFGIIKGYGVRIDYANAGLPICCIIEVTVRDGQYERFQNRIVKRKDVSSCERIAGRACYMLKLHVSELIEIEGFIDEFADIAHTVTNIVFSQVETSISL from the coding sequence ATGAAAATCGATGACATAGATAAGCAGATTTTAAATGAATTGCAGAAAGACAGCCGCCTTTCCATGAGAAAGCTCGGCGGGCGTATCGGCATGTCCGCACCGGCTGTCAGTGAGCGGATCAAGCAGATGGAATCGTTCGGCATCATCAAGGGGTACGGGGTACGGATCGATTACGCCAACGCCGGTCTGCCGATCTGCTGCATCATCGAAGTGACGGTCCGTGACGGACAGTACGAACGCTTCCAGAACAGAATCGTGAAGCGGAAAGACGTCTCCTCCTGTGAACGAATCGCCGGCCGGGCCTGCTATATGTTGAAGCTCCATGTCAGCGAGCTGATAGAAATAGAAGGGTTCATCGACGAGTTCGCCGATATCGCTCATACCGTGACGAACATCGTATTCTCCCAAGTGGAAACATCTATAAGCCTCTGA
- a CDS encoding carboxymuconolactone decarboxylase family protein, whose translation MPRINFASEGTTPFERLLGHQPAAMKAWSSLGTCLMEEGKLSAALKEQVRRVLAQKNGCEYCKAKGKPDPSEYDERTAVAAGFAEVFTVYRGMVPDSVFQVLRDVFNDAEISELCAYICFTTASQYMGAVLGLEAEKSAKSG comes from the coding sequence ATGCCAAGAATTAATTTTGCATCAGAAGGAACGACACCATTTGAACGATTATTAGGACATCAGCCCGCTGCGATGAAAGCGTGGAGCAGCTTAGGTACCTGTCTTATGGAGGAGGGCAAACTGTCCGCAGCATTGAAGGAACAGGTACGGCGGGTGCTCGCGCAGAAGAATGGCTGTGAATATTGTAAGGCGAAAGGAAAGCCGGATCCTTCCGAGTATGACGAACGGACTGCTGTCGCTGCGGGGTTCGCAGAAGTGTTCACCGTCTATCGCGGCATGGTTCCGGATTCGGTCTTCCAAGTCTTACGGGATGTATTCAATGATGCAGAAATCAGTGAACTGTGTGCGTACATCTGCTTCACGACCGCCTCCCAGTACATGGGGGCCGTCCTCGGACTCGAAGCGGAAAAATCTGCAAAAAGTGGTTGA
- the thrS gene encoding threonine--tRNA ligase yields the protein MKHSNVEIVFPDGKKKEYESGITLEGIADSISPSLKKRSVGGTVNGELYDYRRPIVEDAAIELLDSKSEAFVKMMRHTAAHVLAQAIRRLYGDVHLGIGPVTENGFFYDIDMDHMLTKEDLPVIEKEMKKIIEENYPVTRESMTREEAHALFEGDPYKEQLIDRVPDDEGISIYRQGEFVDLCRGPHVPSTKWVGAFVLTNVAGAYWQGDKEKPMMQRVYGKAFPTKAELDEHSALLEEAERRSHRKLGKELNLFFFSEEAPGMPFYTKNGQIIRNELEGFLRCLQQAHDYEEVRTPLMMNQRLWKQSGHWHHYKENMYFSEVDDQTFAMKPMNCPGHMLIFKNQLHSYRDLPIRMSEFGQVHRHEYSGALNGLLRVRSFCQDDAHIFVRPDQVEDEIASALRLIDEVYRTFGFEYTVELSTRPEKSMGEDAMWNQAEEALKSVLDRLPNDYVINEGDGAFYGPKIDIHIKDALQRSHQCATVQLDFQMPEKFDLTYVDETGAKVRPVVLHRAVFGSIDRFLGILIEHFAGAFPVWLAPEQVKVLPVSPIAHEAYAGRVIEHLKRSGIRAEVDAREEKLGYRMRDAQMSKTPYIIVVGDAERDNHSLNVRIYGQKESETVSLEAFLQKVTKLIENRVLSY from the coding sequence ATGAAGCACTCAAACGTGGAAATCGTTTTTCCAGACGGAAAAAAGAAGGAATACGAAAGTGGCATCACGCTTGAAGGAATTGCGGATTCAATCAGCCCGAGTCTTAAAAAGCGGTCTGTCGGTGGAACGGTCAACGGGGAGTTGTATGACTACCGACGTCCGATTGTTGAAGATGCAGCCATCGAACTGCTGGACTCAAAGTCAGAGGCATTCGTGAAAATGATGCGTCACACGGCCGCTCATGTGCTTGCCCAAGCGATCAGGCGGCTCTACGGGGACGTCCACCTCGGCATTGGACCAGTCACAGAGAATGGGTTCTTTTACGATATCGACATGGATCACATGCTGACGAAAGAAGATCTTCCTGTAATTGAAAAAGAAATGAAAAAAATCATAGAGGAAAATTACCCGGTAACAAGGGAATCGATGACGAGAGAGGAGGCGCATGCCTTGTTTGAAGGGGATCCATACAAAGAACAGCTGATCGACCGGGTGCCGGATGACGAGGGGATTTCTATTTATCGACAAGGGGAATTCGTCGATTTGTGCCGAGGACCCCATGTTCCGTCCACAAAATGGGTCGGTGCCTTTGTGCTTACGAATGTTGCGGGAGCTTATTGGCAGGGGGATAAGGAGAAGCCGATGATGCAGCGGGTGTACGGTAAAGCTTTCCCGACAAAGGCAGAGCTTGACGAACACTCAGCCCTTCTGGAAGAGGCAGAGCGTCGCAGTCACAGGAAGCTCGGGAAGGAACTCAATCTTTTCTTCTTTTCGGAAGAAGCTCCCGGCATGCCTTTTTACACGAAGAACGGTCAAATAATCAGGAATGAACTGGAAGGATTTCTGCGCTGTCTTCAACAGGCACACGACTATGAGGAAGTCCGGACGCCTCTTATGATGAATCAGCGCCTTTGGAAGCAGTCGGGGCACTGGCATCATTATAAGGAGAACATGTACTTCTCGGAAGTGGATGATCAGACGTTCGCTATGAAACCGATGAACTGCCCGGGCCATATGTTGATTTTCAAAAATCAGCTTCATTCGTACCGTGACCTGCCGATCCGCATGTCTGAGTTCGGGCAGGTGCACCGTCATGAATACAGCGGCGCGTTGAATGGGCTTCTCCGGGTGCGGTCCTTTTGTCAGGATGATGCGCATATATTTGTCCGACCGGATCAGGTCGAAGATGAAATTGCTTCTGCTCTCCGGTTGATCGACGAGGTGTACCGCACGTTCGGGTTTGAATATACTGTTGAGTTATCCACTCGTCCGGAGAAGTCGATGGGGGAGGATGCGATGTGGAACCAAGCGGAGGAAGCATTGAAATCCGTATTGGACCGCCTGCCGAATGATTACGTGATTAATGAAGGCGACGGTGCGTTTTATGGACCGAAGATCGATATTCATATTAAAGATGCGCTGCAGAGAAGCCATCAGTGTGCAACCGTACAGCTTGATTTTCAAATGCCCGAGAAATTTGATCTCACTTATGTAGATGAAACGGGAGCGAAAGTCCGTCCGGTCGTTCTGCACCGCGCCGTATTCGGCTCCATTGACCGCTTCCTTGGCATTTTAATTGAACATTTCGCCGGAGCATTTCCCGTCTGGCTGGCCCCAGAACAGGTGAAAGTGCTGCCCGTATCGCCTATTGCCCATGAGGCATATGCCGGCCGTGTCATCGAACATTTGAAAAGATCAGGAATAAGAGCAGAGGTGGACGCAAGAGAAGAGAAACTCGGCTATCGAATGCGGGATGCTCAAATGAGTAAAACACCGTATATCATCGTCGTAGGAGATGCAGAGAGAGACAATCACTCCTTGAACGTACGGATCTACGGACAAAAAGAGTCCGAAACGGTGTCGCTGGAAGCCTTTCTGCAAAAAGTGACAAAGCTTATAGAAAATCGTGTTCTTTCCTATTAA
- a CDS encoding Sir2 family NAD-dependent protein deacetylase, which produces MQAARTCWNAYPVESIREAVLPSCISCGSVLRPDVMLFGDPITLHEEAEARIEQADVLLVMGTSLTVTPFSLLPYTAAGDPRITTVIINREATGHDHLFDYVIHGDLTEVLRALKNKG; this is translated from the coding sequence GTGCAGGCAGCACGGACGTGCTGGAACGCTTACCCGGTTGAATCGATCCGGGAAGCTGTCCTTCCCTCCTGCATCTCCTGCGGAAGTGTGCTTCGACCTGACGTTATGCTGTTCGGTGACCCGATCACGCTTCACGAAGAAGCGGAAGCACGGATTGAACAGGCAGACGTGCTGCTTGTCATGGGAACGTCCCTTACGGTCACCCCTTTTAGTCTGCTGCCGTATACGGCAGCGGGGGATCCTCGCATCACGACGGTCATCATTAACCGGGAAGCAACCGGCCATGATCACCTTTTCGATTATGTCATCCACGGGGACTTAACGGAAGTGCTGCGGGCTTTAAAGAATAAGGGATGA
- a CDS encoding Sir2 family NAD-dependent protein deacetylase, producing the protein MKIEEVRKVLDEAERVVVLTGAGVSTASGIPDFRSSQGLWTEDHSREYYMSADYFHQNPQDFWNKYKEIFRLKLLQDYEPNDVHHFLKQLEAGRRVSIITQNVDGLHERAGSTDVLERLPG; encoded by the coding sequence ATGAAAATAGAGGAAGTAAGAAAGGTTCTGGATGAGGCAGAACGAGTTGTCGTCTTAACAGGTGCCGGCGTCTCGACGGCAAGCGGCATACCGGATTTTCGTTCTTCTCAAGGGCTGTGGACAGAAGACCATTCCCGAGAGTACTACATGTCCGCTGATTATTTCCACCAGAACCCGCAGGACTTCTGGAACAAATATAAAGAGATCTTCCGGCTTAAACTGCTCCAGGACTACGAGCCTAATGATGTGCATCACTTCCTGAAACAACTGGAAGCGGGCCGTCGTGTTTCCATCATTACGCAAAATGTAGACGGGCTGCATGAACGTGCAGGCAGCACGGACGTGCTGGAACGCTTACCCGGTTGA
- the nfsA gene encoding oxygen-insensitive NADPH nitroreductase, producing MNETLETILNHKSIRKFKDIPLTGEQLNTIIASAQQASTSSYMMAYSIIGVTDETKKAQLAEITGQSYVKDNGHLMIFCADLHRHTLHATEDQYEEMVENLENSEHFLVAAIDAALAAQNAAIAAESMGLGICYIGSIRNQLNKVDEILDLPKHVLPLFGMVFGTPDAEPDKKPRLPKEAVYFENTYQKDHKEKLAAFDQTIAAYYAGRQTNNRSDSWTDQMLRRFKKPIRMDVTGIVKKKGFNKQ from the coding sequence ATGAACGAAACTTTAGAAACGATTTTGAATCATAAATCCATCCGCAAATTCAAAGATATTCCGCTGACCGGCGAGCAGTTGAACACCATTATCGCATCTGCTCAGCAGGCTTCGACTTCCAGCTATATGATGGCGTATTCCATCATTGGCGTCACGGATGAAACGAAGAAAGCACAGCTGGCGGAGATCACCGGACAATCGTACGTGAAGGATAACGGACACCTGATGATTTTCTGTGCCGACCTGCACCGCCACACTCTTCATGCGACAGAAGACCAATATGAAGAAATGGTGGAAAACCTGGAGAACAGTGAACACTTCCTTGTGGCAGCGATCGATGCAGCACTGGCCGCTCAGAATGCTGCCATTGCTGCAGAATCGATGGGACTTGGTATTTGTTATATCGGCAGTATCCGAAACCAATTGAATAAAGTAGATGAAATACTTGATCTTCCTAAACACGTACTTCCATTGTTCGGCATGGTATTCGGCACGCCGGATGCTGAACCGGATAAGAAACCCCGACTGCCGAAAGAAGCCGTTTATTTCGAAAATACCTATCAGAAGGATCACAAGGAGAAACTTGCCGCGTTCGATCAAACGATTGCCGCTTATTACGCAGGCAGACAGACGAACAACCGCAGCGATTCGTGGACAGACCAAATGCTGCGCCGTTTCAAGAAACCGATCCGGATGGACGTTACCGGCATCGTGAAGAAGAAGGGCTTTAACAAACAATGA